From the genome of Alcanivorax sp.:
CCTTACCCGCACGCCACGGTCTGCGGCACTCAGCAGGCGGCTGATGATGATGCGCCCGGTCACATCGTGGGTGAAGATGTAGTACTGCAAGTCCAGGCTGGTTTGGGCGTTTTCGATCAGGGCAATACGGGCCAGAAATGCGGACAGGCCATCGTGCAGAAGGTAGAAGCCGGACTGCCCTTCATGCGCAGCCTCACGGGATCGCAGCCCTGTCACCAGTGGTGAGTCGGTATTCACCAGGGTGGTGCTTTCCGGGCGCTGTTGCGGATCGTAAGGCGGGGCGCTCTGGCAGCCTGAGGCAAAGAGGGTGGATAGAACCAGAATGGCGACAAGTTTTGGCAGTGCGGTCATGGCGCTTGTAGGATAAGTCATCGATGGGGTAATCAAACCTCAGCATGGGCAGGATTACAAACCCGGGAGAGGGTATGGAAAGGAAGCGAATCGGGGCTGCAGTATTGGTCTGTGGGCTGTGGGGGGCGGCGCAGGCGGGCTTCATGGAAGAATACATGACCGACCCGGAAGACGGCATGCCGGATGCCAGCCGTTTTCTGTCAGAGCTTCCCTTTAGCTTCATGCCAGTCCCCGTGGTGATCACCGAGCCCGCCGTGGGCAATGGGCTGGGTGTGGTAGGCGTGTTCTTTCATGAAAGTGAGGAGCAGAAGCAGCAGCGGGTGGAAGGCAATGCGCCGGCTATCCTCCCCAACAACATCAGCATGCTGGGCCTGGCGGCCACCGAGAACGGTACCCGGGCGGCGGCAGCGGGGCATATGGGGTTCTGGCGCAATGACACCATTCGCTACCGGGGCTTTGCGCTGGTGCCAGACCTGAATCTGGATTTCTATAATTTCGGTGGCCGTAATATCGACCAGCCGATTGAATTGAACCTCAAGGGACCGGCCGTCATTCAGGAATTGAAATTCCGGCTGGGAAGCAGTCGCTTGATGGTGGGGATGAGACAAACCTATCGTCAGGTCGAACTGGATCTGGCAGAAGATATCCAGTTGCCCAATCCTCGCCTCGAAGCGGCGGTGAATCGTTTCCTGGATAATCAACTGGGGGAAACCATCCGCACGTCCGGGTTGGGGGTGTTGGCGGAATACGACTCCCGGGACAATCCCATGGCGCCGCTGAACGGACTGTATTACACCGCTAACTATGTCTGGTACGGCGACAGCATTGGCAGTGATGTGAACTATGGCAGCTATACCCTGGAAGGGCTGAATTACTGGAACGTGAACGAGCACTTCAATTTTGCCCTGCGCATGCAGTACGACGGCATTGATGCCGGCGACAGTGCCCGTTTGCCTCCCTATGTGTCCCCTTATGTGGACTTGCGCGGGATTCCGGCGGTGCGCTACCAGGGCAAGTCGGTGGCCCTGGCGGAGGTAGAAGCCACCTGGAAAGCCTCACTGCGTTGGCGTTTCAATTTCTTTGCCGGTGGCGGGCGTGCTGCTGAAAGTGTCAGTGAGCTGTCGGATGCCGAGGTGGCCAATAGTTACGGGGCCGGTTTTCGTTACCTGATGGCACGCCGTTATGGCATGACTATGGGGATCGATGTGGCCCGTGGTCCGGAAGACACCGCCTGGTATATTCAGGCAGGCTCAAGCTGGTAGCTACAAGCTACAAGCTACAAGCTACAAGCTACAAGCTACAAGCTACAAGCTACGCTTGGTCGGATAGAGAAACCCGGAAAAGTTCCCGAGTTTCTGCAATTCTACGAAGCCGCTGTAGGAGTTCCCTTCCAGGGGACGAACCGAGCGACAGCGAGGAACTGAGATGCAGTTGGCGCCTGTCGTCGTTAGAGTCCGTAGGAACGTAGCGTAGCGAAGTAACGCACCGAGTGCGGGGCAGCGAAGCGAATAACCTGCTTGCAGGCGATCCGAGCCAGGGCGAGGTGAAAAGCGTCGAGTTGCGAGTAACGAGTTTCGATAGGCGAAACCAGCAGCATGGAACCTGGAAAGCGGTTTGGATTTTGAGGTTCGATACGCGTTTCTGGAATCCTTGCCTCGCTGTCGCTCGGATCGCCCAGGCAAGCTGGGCTCCTACAGGGGGGAATAGCGAGTGTTTT
Proteins encoded in this window:
- a CDS encoding BamA/TamA family outer membrane protein; its protein translation is MERKRIGAAVLVCGLWGAAQAGFMEEYMTDPEDGMPDASRFLSELPFSFMPVPVVITEPAVGNGLGVVGVFFHESEEQKQQRVEGNAPAILPNNISMLGLAATENGTRAAAAGHMGFWRNDTIRYRGFALVPDLNLDFYNFGGRNIDQPIELNLKGPAVIQELKFRLGSSRLMVGMRQTYRQVELDLAEDIQLPNPRLEAAVNRFLDNQLGETIRTSGLGVLAEYDSRDNPMAPLNGLYYTANYVWYGDSIGSDVNYGSYTLEGLNYWNVNEHFNFALRMQYDGIDAGDSARLPPYVSPYVDLRGIPAVRYQGKSVALAEVEATWKASLRWRFNFFAGGGRAAESVSELSDAEVANSYGAGFRYLMARRYGMTMGIDVARGPEDTAWYIQAGSSW